The Carassius gibelio isolate Cgi1373 ecotype wild population from Czech Republic chromosome A8, carGib1.2-hapl.c, whole genome shotgun sequence genome contains the following window.
ttctatctgttggtttatttttatttttgtaatgtcctttgtaacagtaatattataaatgtcttcttagatgttcataaaatatgtttatatgttgaATTGTAGTATAGATATAAATTAATAGTACTCGTGTTTTGTGTATTATAATGTGTGTTTTTCAGCATGTTGATACACATATTTCAACTCTTAGTTAAGGTGAAAATCTTCAAAACTAAATTTCAACTAAACAAGAAgaaaactttatatatttgtgtCATCAAACTTGTGTAAAACAAATTGTGTTCCAATATTACTTCCCTCCCTTTGCTGAGACCACTATCCCAAAATTTAATTAGATTGAAGAATTCTGATGCAATCAGCCAGTGATGTAATGTATGCATTGCACAATAGACTGGCAATTGTATTCTTTACTTTGAAGTAAATATTCATTCTCATATTCGCCTAGAAGTGCTCCAGCACTTAATTAATTAAGTACATCAATTTACTTAAATCAATGTACAGATAAGTTTAGAATAGAACTGCACTAAAAGTTTTTTCAGCATTAAAAATTTCACTTTCGAGACAGTATATTATACATAGAtagtttatttacaaatatttatgctaagataaaataaaaatatagatatgGATTTTTCCTGAGTTTTAACACAAAGTCTTTATTCCAAAATGCAATGACAAACTGGATAGGAGGCATAAACCAACACTTACGTAAATGAGACAAGCCCAAGAACACAGGAGAAGGAACGAGGCACAGCTGAACAAATGAAAAAAACCTTAAATAACTAAGACAACCAATGAAAAATGGGAAAAGTAAacaaggaaataaaaaaacagataaaaacaagCCAAATGTCCATGAAACCACAACTAACTAAACATATGAGGTGGATAACGACGAACCCCCGGTTGGCGAAGATGTAAGATGGGGACTCCTAATGGAGACATAGCCAATGGAGGAGGAGCCCAGGTCAGAAACGGACCCCCAAAGAGTCAGGGTAACAGAGAGGGTCTGCAGGGCCAAAAGTGGATTTGATGGCTCATGAGACTGAGGCAAAGGTGGGGACCGGGACAATGGTGGCAGAGCCAGAGTAACTGGGGACCAAGGAGGACCTGGAGGGAAGGGGGAactagacagatggatggatggagggaggagtGGAATCCCATTTTGGACGAGTGATGACGACTGACCAAGGAAGAAttggagggacgagggagcccggtagAGGCAGTGGGACAATGGGCCATGGTGGAAACGAGGGAGCAAGGTGCCAACGCAGAGTTGGAGACTAAAAGACCTGAGGCAAGACAAGGCTCCATGCAGCGGGGTGATGGTTGGCTGGTCACTGTGTCTGGTTGTGTTCTGGACCATGGATAGATTTTCTCCAGGCACCTGATTATGGCCTCCCTCCAGTCAAGCCCTTTGGTGTCTGGGAGGTCTACAGGATGGTGGATATTCGCCCTGATGCAGAACAAAGAATTTATCATCAAAGAATCCTCATCGTAAGGTGAGGGCAAAATGGCTGAAATTGGCAATGAAATCCAATAAATTATGGTTCATTTGAACCACGGCACTGAATTTAATGTAATTCATTTctaggtctggtcttctgtcgCAGTGTTGTAGACAGACAGGTAGAGAACAGATTTAGACCTTAACACAAAGTCTTGAATCTAGGAGGCATAAACCAAAACTAACGTAAACAAAACTGGACCAAGAACACAGAAGAATAACTGATAAGTAAGTTATTCTGATACAAACAAGGTTAACTGACAACAAGTCACAGTTGAACTAAAGAATTAATCATATCAGTAACCAATGACAAACGGGAAAACCAAAGAAGAGAATACAGAAACCAATGAAGTCCATGAAACAGAGTCTAACTGAACATATCCATCCATAGTAGATATATGCTGACTGTAAAATAGAAATGCTAAAAATATAGATTCCATTTTATTTGGTCTCTGTTCCTTTAATCATCTTTTGAAGATATAGAGGAAGTTCTTCCGCAGACAGTAGCACAGAtatgagtgagtgtctgtgtgtgttagcGGATATTTTTACGTGCATAAGTCAGGCTATAAGGCTCCACAGAAAAGTTATAACAAACTGggaaagagcaatgatatataagtgctataacagcCTGGGTAAAATATTATATACCAAGTGACAGAAGAATTTGCACAGAATTTCAAAAGGTAAACAATAGACAGCAACAATAAAACttccttttaaaaacatttatttgccttaatatttgtatattctaACAACACATTACATtctattcattataatttttattgtttgctTTATGCTTGATTTATTTGTAACGTATTAACCTCAAACTCTTTTCAGCCTTCTCTTTCTGCAAATTGAATGGGGTAGCGATTTAACAGCACCCAAAATACTATCAAACACTGCAAACTCCAACTTTGCGGAAATGTATAAAAAGGACCACAGGAAACAAAAACCTACGACCCACCAAATGCTGGCCAAATCACAGAGAGGCCGATTCACAAAGGACTAATATTATCACAGGACCTCGGTGCTCGGCTAAATATGGTAGGTCATTTGCAGGGGAATTTTTGCTTTACAAATTACAGACATGGCCGATTCACCATGGATTAAGATCATAGACAACCTCCGCAATTATTACAAATGACTGGAGGTCACCAGGTAATACTAATCCCATGCAAATAGGGCTTTAGTCCCACATTAAGCTGGTGCTGTCCTTTTCTATTAGCTGCTGGTTTGGAAATCTCAGTGTGAAACAtaacaatgcattaaatataatagTTACAGTTAGAGGGAAAATCATAGGTAAAGAACAAAGAAGTTTGTAATTCTTGATCAACAGAAATTATTTGAGTCGGCAAGAAGGTAAATCTTAAGGAACAGGACTGGTCACCCCTGGTCTACAACTTCTCCGCTTCCACTTTTGTCTTCTAAATCCATGGCTCTGCTCAGGTCCATTGCTGGGACTGCTGCTCCTTTCCTGTCCCATCTGGAGTGCCAAATGTAGTGTGTTTTCGTCTGCCATGGATCTGAGGAATCACACAGTCTCAGGGTTTTGTGTCCAGAAGAAAGATTTTATtctcaagagaaaataaaaccgagAAAGCTCTGCAGAACAGTCTGTCGAGTCTGTGTCGGTTCTCGATTTTATACAGTGCTTCTGAAGGCGTGCCCATGttcaatacatttcatacatatgGTTCTGTTTATCAACCCTTTTACCTTTTATGGATGTGTCCAGCTTGCTTTTAGGatgtagaatttattttaagtgaaacgaGGAAGCCTAATCATATATTTTGTGTTATGTCAAAACAGGGAGTCCTACTTTACTATATGCTGTATTTTGGTAATGTCTGCACCAAGGAGGTCtcatcatatattttgtcttatgtcTTATGTCTACATACAGTCAAATGCATGATTATAACATTTGAATAACTTGATACATAAATGGCTAGATTCCCATTGATTATGCCTGATTAGTTTACATattgaccaataaaaatcttccacaacaTCCTCATCTGGAAGAAAGAAGACTTAGCAGAAGAAGAACAAGAACATTGGTGGAACTGTGCGTGAGCCTTTTAAGGTCTGAGAAGATTAACGCCTCTCAGGATGGGCTTGTCCAATGAGAAAGGCTGAAATTCCAAGCGGGAGGTTGGAAATATTGGAGAGTTTTACGGCTCCTTGTCTTAGAGCATGGTAATTTGCATATGGAACTCTATTGAGTGTTAATGCAAAACTACTGAAGATTCTTAGAACAATaacatattaattaattcatagatACTAAACACTGTAAGACTACATATAGGTAAGATTACATGAACGAGTGGTTCTATCATAAGCGtgcataaaacagtatacaatacaaaaattatatattatataacaaacAGAGTAAAAACATACACCTGAAGTATATGTGTGTTCATTCAATGAGAGGTTTTCTTATGAACTTAGAGAAGAGTCATTTTCATGGGCATtattatgtgtctgttttagaGAGACTTGAGTAAGAGTTGCTTTGCCATAAAACTAATGTTAtcagattgttttgtctttggtTGCTATGAAACCAGAGGCCTTTTCTGAGGTATTGGTTGCATTTTGTGGGAAGGATCCATAGACCCTCATAGTTGGCTTTTTGGTTAGGTGAAGGGGGCGTTAGAGATGCGTTAGAGATGTTAGTTGtgcttctgattggtccaaatgctgcACCATGCTCACACTGACAGCCGCATGCTAACATGTCGTCGCCATGGACGTTTTTCCACAGTGTGTGAAAGCAACACTAAGTTTGCAAGTTGTAGTATTTGCAAGGCCATAGCAAACGGGGACCACCATGAAAACATCCGGCACAATAAATCTAATCAGACACTTAATACACCATCACCAAGCTGAGCATGCCCAGTTTAAAGAAGCTAAAAAGGGAAAGCGGCTAAAGCTAGCCAGAGACAGGCACAAGTCAGCAGTCTCTGCTATCTTTACTTGGTATGAGCAGTGAAAAGACCAAAGCAATTACGAGGACAATTATGGAATTCAACCCAAGAAATATAAGCATAGCACATGATGAAAGCAACCTGGCAAGTTTGCCCTGCTTGGCATATACATTACAGCTGCTGTCCCAGCGAAGCATCACTGATGTGGTGGCAATTGGCAGAAAGATTGTCGGACATTTTAAACACTCAACCCTCTCTGATTCACATCTTCATGACATTCAGACACAGTTAGGTCAACCCAATTAAAGGCTGCAGCAAGATGTTCTGAGATGGAGCAGCACATACTACAGGGTGCAGTCGCTGGTGGAGCAGAGATGTGCTGTGGGACACAATCTGCCAGCCACAGCCAGCACACATCAGGGCAGGGCTTATTGAAGACGTCCTGAGCCTGCTCGCACCTTTTGAGGAACTCAGAAAGGAAATGAGCTCCTCAAAAGAAGGACTGTGACTGTGAGGGAGACCAGACATGCACGTGATGAACCTGTTGCAGAAGCGTCTGCAGCACCTGGTCCTGTCACAAAAGataaaaaagtctatttttgtttgtatatgctgtcaattacagttctcagaaaaaaaactgaattggcAAAAATCTGTTTCAGCCGGCCACACTTACAAAAAAATGGAAATCGGAATCAGCCAAGAAAATAGCAAGctctaatatataatttaataaagatCACAAATAACATGTGCTATCTGGATGGCCTCTTGATGTTTACTTGACACAGCATAGAAacaagctttttctttttttctttgatgtGAGATGTCTAAACACACCAAAAACATAAGGACCAAACACACCTGTCTGTACACAGAACAATTACAATTGTAATATATGGTATGTAATAATGTATGCTTTATGAATGCTCTCTATCTGATTGACACTGCTTTACATAAAATGAGTTATGTGCTTTTGttcatatattgaaataaaacagacattataAACTTCTACACTAGTGTCATAATTTATCTTCATTTGGTTCGGTTCTCCACAAATTCTTGCACTCTGAAGAAAGATTTGAGATTAAATGGCTGTGATAATTTACTTCCCCTGTATAAACTTAACAAccatttgtttgtaaaaaataaatataagattatctctctctctctctctctctctctatatatatatatacatatataaatatatatattttttttttatgcctttaTCGTTGTTGGAAAGGAGAAGAAAGTGACAAGAAGTGAAAATAGAGGAGCAAGGGGAACAGAAAAGGATAACGAAGACTCCAAATGCTGGGGTGTTGCCCAGTTTTAATCGATTGAACGGTCTCAATTTAAATGAGATATCAACAAATACGATGCGTCATGCAGGGACTTTTTTGAAACATCTGTAATCTGTTATATTGTAAAGTATTGTTACTGCACTAAAGTATTTTTCCCATCAACATTTAAACAGACAATGCAGTGAATGCCCTTTTAgaaaagaataaatacattttggctATAATCCATGTCTTGTTATTCTATTATTACTGCAGTATAAATCTGCACACTAGAGTTATCTTTGCTCCACAAGGTGTATTTCGTTCTACGGTGATGCCATTTGGATTACGTCATGCATCtgcaccctttcagcagctcctTGGTTATTTCCCACAGAGCATCTGACATTACTGTGCAGTTTGACTGGATCATATTAACTTTTGCAGTACTTTTGACGACCATTTATGTTATAGAAAAGACATTAATTGCAACCTTATTCCAAGATTTCCATTGGATGGTATTGCCAGTTCAGACCACAATTTACAACATTAATTTGTTGACAAAACTCCAAagcaattaaatcaataaataaatattgttgcaAAACAAATTTACAGCATGTCATTCTAACTCTATAGATTTAGAGCTATTAATGCATGCACTGTAAATGCTGTTATTTCTCAGGTATTTTCTCATTCTAAAATGTAGCAACAATGAAAAATTATATCCTCATGCTTTGCCTTGTTGTTGCCAAGAGGCCAGGTTTCATTCCAGTTTGGTGAACtgcattcatattattttaaaagacacccaaaaatgaacagaaCATGGTGTCCATAATAGTTCTTATTTATGCTAATTTCAATTCAAATATACAATAtgctaacaaatatataaatatgttgacTAAAAGGTCTATTAAATACAGATTATAGttccacttttattttaaaactgttgttttgctttaaaaagaAATCTGAAGAGAATCTGACGTGCTATGTACAGTAGTTGTTACAATCTTTAATAACAGCgtgtttatttttgaaaggcAATTTCTATGGACGCATACTGAACATTCCTCATGTTTTTCCACAGGGCAACAAGTTACAATTCATTGAACACTGTAGTGGAGCACGTTAGCATGAAGCTGCCACTGgatatacttttacaaatgttaaaCAGTAATAAGCTAGTTATGAATATTTATGAAACAGACCTTCCCTATGCAAGTAGCCCCAGTTTTTCCTTTATAGGTGCAGTGTATGGATGCAAATGCCAATAATCAAGATGGTGATTAGACAATGAATGAAAGACATGCTGCttctgaagagagaaaaaaagaagcagTCTCTGAATGAGCAGTGATTTTATTGTGGCTGTTTGTGTAGTTCTGTAGCGTCCTCTGCTGGTGatacaacttttatttttttatgtacaatgACCCATGAAGCAAACAGGATTCCTAAAATTACATCAAGCATGAAACCAATCGATTTCTTAAGCTAATATTTACATGCGTCTTGGAAAATGCCTATTGCATATAACTTATTCAAAAATGCATGAAATTCTGCCTTTTATTTTATCCAGTGCAATGAGTGATaatctataaaatattatttgcgACCGAGCCCAAACCTGTTACAGCACCAACCAAACACTGTCTATACAAAAGTGTAGCCTAAAAAACATTTGCTGCACACTTGATTTAATATCAGTGTCTGTAGCTAACACATACGTGTTTAAAGGAGTGTGAGACACAGATTTGTCCATTTTCCTTACTGCTGTGTAACGGAGTAGTCTCTGCTAAACTACATGATTGGACACTGATGGGAAGGAAGGGTGCTAGGTCATTTATTAGAAAGGAAGGATGAAGTCAACCGAAACTCATGTCACTGGACTTCCTTTTCGACATCCACATCCTCTTCCTTCACCTACAAGATTAAAAGGCACATAATATTAGTGAAAACGAGTTTACCCATAAATGAGAATTCTGGCATCATTCACTCAGTCTCATTTCACATCCGTTCTTGACTCCTCACCTGCTCGACTCCTTCCACCTCGGGAACGTAGAACTGCAGCATGTTCTGGATGCCGCTCTTCAGCGTGATGATGGAGCTGGGACAGCTGGTGCAGGAACCCTGCAGCTTCAGCTTTACAATGCCATCCTCGAACCCCCGGTACAACACGTCACCTCCATCCTCCTGCACCGTGGGCCTGAAGCACACACGCAGaaagattctgtcattaattcctcacctttgtgtcgttccaaacccttaagaccttaactcgtcttcagaacacaaattaagatacttttgatgaaatccgagctttctgaccctccatagacgacaatgcaactgaaacattcaattaaaaaaatactaacatgctcgaaaactcttgaaaattggcacacaccttggaacctgcggccattagggccgggcagagactgatacacgggcgtggcacaggggctctacagcaccccctggaatactgagggccatatatcatacatacttgctcgtagacgtatgaaactcggtacacatatagatctcatcaaaccaaacaactttcctACTGCATGTCATAgactccacccaacaggaagttggctatttagggtttttgtattcatatttttcgtcaaagttgtggatGCTTTTGGGTTCCTTAATATACccaaaactcttgaaaatttgcgcacagtttggaatctgtggcctttaggagcctgcagaggctgggacccgggcgtgtcCCAGGGGCTCTACGgtgccccctggaacacagtcagaaatgttgatgtatagctcacacatacttgcacatattcttatgaaactcagtacacatatagatctcattgtgctgaacaacttttgtattgcatgtcataggctccgcccaacaggaagtcagctatttacagttatgtaaaaagcgcatgctctagaatttgaaatacttgtcataggttttttactcgattgccaccaaactcggtcaacatgatctcaagacattggggatgaaaaattgccagggatTTTTTGATATCTTTaatggtttgctcgtggcgaggtgttgaaattatggtaagaaatgagaaacaggacgTGTCTAATAgcatccacatacattacctgagtttgatcaaacttcatcggttggtttgttgatcgcatatatgtgactattaggagtcaaagttatagcgccacccaCTGGCAGAAACTTCAACATGTTCAGTTGGTGAAAATAAGCCAAacaatgaatttgcatttaaatatttaaaagtttatcACGGCATTCCATTTCATCTATTCCTGTTGCGTGAAAATGTTCTATCTAGAATGAAGCAGTTTATCATTACAACACcgtagtctcttctgctcactaatacatatatattttaaaatgtaatttatccctgtgatcaaagctgaattttcagcatcattactccagtcttcagtgtcacatgatcttcagaaatcattccgatatgctgatttgctgctcaaaaaacatgattatcatcaatgttgaaaacagctgtgctgctttatatttctgtggaaaccggGATTCATTTGTAGGATCTCTGATGAATACAAAAAGCTGCAAAGGACAGCATTTCTTAGAAACGAAAAttgttttgtaacatcataaatgtatttattgtcaattatgatcaatttaatgcatccttgctgaataaaattatgaatttcaAATGTATTAGAAATAGTATTTGAATAGTTACATTGACCATTTACCCAATATTTGTACATGCGACTGTGTGTATATTTATGCAAGTTGCTGCCTTTGTATAGTGTTAGAAATCAATAATGCTTCTGTTTCAGTTAGGAACGCTGTCTTTATTTGTGGAAGGCAGCTCACTTTTTGAGATTTGAGAACTAATACGACCTGCTAAATTTCTatgcaacattaaaaaaaaaggctgCATTAACAAACGTGCAGTAATTTCCTGCTGTACCTTATGCGtgtgtccagcagctctttaaTCATGGCCACCACCTCATCGTCATCCTCAGAAGGAGCTGCAGATGGATGGCATACACAACATTTGATCAGTAATCTTGGATTTAGCGAGGATGTTAAGATGAGAAGTAAAGAAGGGAAGGCGATGTTTAACCCGTGTCAGCACGTGGAGCATCTGCCTCATTGACAACAGGAAGTCCGGAGGTGAAGAAGTCCATGATGGTGGCGAAGACGTCCGGTTTGATCACTTTCCACTCTGTCTGACCATCAGCCTGGTGGATAAAGAGATAGAACGCTTAAAAATAGAGTTACATTAAAATCCTGTTTAAAAGTGCAGCGTCTTTACCTTAGTAATGGTTATGAAGTCAGGGCCGAAGAAGACACTCTTGACTCCATCTATTCTGAACAACTGCCTGAAGAATGAACAGAGCATCAGCAGATTTATAATAAAGGAAAGTTCATTAAGAATGAGAATCTAGAAGAATATGAAAgacatcataaatatattttgaagtttTACAGCCATGAAAACTTTTGGAAAACTAATGTTTATGGCACTCAGACAGGTCTGTTCTATTCAGCCGATCTAATTAGGGGAAAAAATGAGCTACATTTCTAGTTTCAACATTATTTGTTCTCCAGACGTTCCTCTTTGAAACAAGTATCAGCTGTATGCATTTGTATGTATTTGGTTTTTGACCAGTTTACTCATGGAGCTGCATTATCTCTGGGATTGAACCAGACAGGGCCTTtaaaagtaagtaagtaagtaagctttatttctatagcacttttcacagacaaaaaagtcacaaagtgcttcacaaaattaaattaaaatatacacttaACAGATATACTCATGCAcataacatacaaatatacacagatacacaaaaacatacaaaaccatATTGCTAATTAAATGCTTGTCTAAAAAGATGCGTCTTAAGGCATTTTTTAAAAGCTTCCACTGAATCCAAAGCTCTCAAGGCTAATGGAAGGGAGTTCCAGAGCCTTGGAGCCACCACACAGAAGGCTCGGTCACCTCTTGTTTTAAAACGTGTTCTAGGAACAGTTAAAAGGTCTTGACCAGAAGACCTCAAAGAGCGACCAGAAGTGTATACATGCAGTATATCCTGGATATAAGAGGGAGCCTGATCATGCAAGGCTCTGTAAGTAATGGTTAAAATTTTAAACTGTACTCTAAAACTAATTGGAAGCCAATGTAGAGCCTTAAGTATAGGTGTAATATGTGTTCTTCTGTTGGTCTTATTCAAAAGTCTTGCAGCTGCATTCTGTACCACTTGCAACTTGTCCATAGAGGATTTGTTTAAACAAGTGTACAGTACATTGCAAAAGTCAAGACgagaagaaataaaagcatgaataagcATCTCCATCTCTTTTTTAGAAACCACAGATCTAATCTTAGCGATGTTCCTGAGATGGAAAAAACAGGAACGAACCACAGATTTTACATGACTGCTAAAACACATAGATTTATCAAAAATGACACCCAAATTTCGCACAACATTACAGTCCAAAGATGATAGATCCCCAATTTCCTGCCTTATCCTAGGAATAATGTTATCTGGTGCAAAAATCAGCACCTCAGTTTTGTCTGGATTTAGTTGCAGAAAATTATCTGCCATCCAATTTTTAATGGAGGCTAAGCAATTGTGCAACAAGGACAGTTTGTCCAACCTATCAGGGCTAAAAgataaatataattgaatatcatcagcataacaatggtaTGATATTTCCCCAAAACTACCAATTATCTTCCCAagaggaagcatatacaggctgaACAGCAGAGGGCCAAGCACAGAACCCTGGGGCACACCACAAGACAAAGGAGCAGAGTCTGACATATATGTTCCTACGGACACAGAGAAACTCCTGTCTGAAAGATAGGAGGAAAACCAATCCAGAGCTGATCCAGTAATGCCCACAGTTGTTTTCAGTCTATCAATCATAGTGCAGTGATCCACGGTATCAAACGCCGCACTAAGATCTAATAGAACCAGCACAGAGCATTTACCCCCATCAGCAGCCATCAAAATGTCATTTGAAACCCTAAggagggcagtctcagttgaatgattTTTACGAAAACCAGACTGAAACTTATCAAGGATATTATGGGAATCCAAAACATTATTTAGCTGCTTCGCAACAaccttttctaaaattttagaaagaaAGGGCAACTTAGAAATATGCCTGTAGTTTTTAAATGAAGCTGCATCAAGATTATTCTTTTTCAAGATAGGCTGAACAACAGCATGCTTAAAGCAGCTAGGAACCTGGCCCAACTGAAGAGATAGGTTTAAAATTGAAACCAAACATGGGCCCAGATGATTTATggattttaaaagtaaagtagtAGGTAAAATATCAACAGGGCTTTGAGATGGTCTCATCGAGCCCACTAATTCCATGATGTCATTCAGGGTAATAGGGCAGAAAGAGTCCAATATTGAAGGTCTATGATCTTTAACTATATGATGGTTAGCTGATGGAACCAAGCCTGCCCTGACAGCTCTAACCTTGtccataaaatgaaacaaaaagcgATTGCAGTCAACATTTGCAAACACAGGGACAATACATGCAGCAGGAGAAACAATGTTGTTAATAGTTTCAAAGAGAGCTTTTGGATTCTTTTTACAGGCAGAAATCAGATTAGTAAAATAAGAGGCTCTAGCCTCTTTAATCATTTTGTTTAAGTCCCTATAGAGCTCTTTAAGATACAATCGGTGAACTTGTAGCGGAGTCGCTTTCCATAAGCGCTCAGTTCTCCGACAAACATGCCTTAAGCTACGAATGGCGTCATTAATCCACGGTGATGTATTGACAGATGAAATTTCTCTAGTTTTAAAAGGTGCCACTTTGTCCAACAACACAGTACAGTGATCATTAAAAGCCTGTGCACAAGCGTCTACATCTTTCGAAATAAGAACCAGGCTTGAGTCGAATGCAGCTGAAAATTTCTCAACAGTACACTGGTTAAAATGAAGATATCCGAAGAAAAGTTTGTTAAGAACCAGAATCCAAAAGGATATTAAGAGATTTTTAGTACTTCTAGCGTTACAGGCCGCACAAACCTGAGGCAAAAAACACAAGAAGTGCTTTCTGCCATTTTTCttgccattatatatatatatatatatatatatatatatatatatatatatatatatatatatatatatatatatatatatatattagggctgtcaaatgattaaaatttttaatcaaattaatcagaattttcagtggattaatcatgattaatcactatttgcaaccacacctgaatcctaaccattttttttttctgaaatgcataccaaaagataaataacaggacacagatacataattttcatgtattgtttcatcatgtggttctttttttctgaatttcaaaagtttaacatttacttagatcaaatttacctgagcactatatcaaaccatgccatttaactacagatagtgtaagagttttaggtgaaccagtggttaaatatagccacatatctatgaaattatggatagagaaactcgaaagaatgaactcagaaacacaaacatgcgccacaatcacataagcagcactctgggcactcttgttttttgggaggtgttcatttgctctgccacaatactttaggatcgatattttcacgctCTGAAGGCTTCaggtgccagtaaaaccaagtaaaaatgcatatgctttcccaaacagctgtaattttcgctgcattgcatgtaggcgttttGCGcctgcgcagtgtgaaacacaggacgctataacacagtgatcctcaaatctggctcgcgagatccactttcctgcgaagtttagctctaaccctaatcaaacacgcatgagttagctaatcagtgtctttaggatcattagtaaatcacaggcaggtgtgtttaattggagtctgcgctaaactctgcaggaaactcgcGAGCCAGATGAGGATCACtactatt
Protein-coding sequences here:
- the nfu1 gene encoding NFU1 iron-sulfur cluster scaffold homolog, mitochondrial gives rise to the protein MAAHRSVGVGRSLSVLLTRSYPVCSYHGTGLTRPPLHSVNRRPIPQQTAAVFIRNMFIQTQDTPNPHSLKFLPGRVVLESGTMDFPGPRDAYCSPLARQLFRIDGVKSVFFGPDFITITKADGQTEWKVIKPDVFATIMDFFTSGLPVVNEADAPRADTAPSEDDDEVVAMIKELLDTRIRPTVQEDGGDVLYRGFEDGIVKLKLQGSCTSCPSSIITLKSGIQNMLQFYVPEVEGVEQVKEEDVDVEKEVQ